A window of the Planctomycetaceae bacterium genome harbors these coding sequences:
- a CDS encoding class II aldolase/adducin family protein yields MANKWNSGINDRGLKEEICEIGRRVYNKGFAAANDGNISIRVGENEVLCTPTMICKGFMKPEDICAVDMEGNQIAGVRKRTSEVLLHLAIMKNRPDVKSVVHCHPPHATAFAVAGEPIPQCILPEVEVFMGEVPIAPYETPGDQRFANTVVPFLKATNTIILKNHGTVSFGKSLEDAYWKTEILDAYCRILLLSKQLGQPEYLSEGKSRELLDLKKKWGFDDPRFHNEDCDPCGNSALRKATKRTFHSVAEPPLLLRHTQASFSSPVERHAKCQPVLIPAKISSG; encoded by the coding sequence ATGGCAAACAAATGGAACAGTGGAATTAATGATCGAGGATTGAAGGAAGAGATCTGCGAGATTGGTCGTCGTGTGTATAACAAGGGATTTGCGGCCGCGAACGACGGCAATATCAGCATTCGTGTTGGTGAAAACGAAGTCCTTTGTACCCCGACAATGATCTGCAAAGGCTTTATGAAGCCAGAAGACATTTGCGCAGTGGATATGGAAGGAAATCAGATTGCAGGCGTCCGAAAGCGAACCAGCGAAGTTCTGCTACATCTGGCAATCATGAAGAATCGTCCTGACGTCAAGTCTGTGGTTCACTGTCATCCACCTCATGCAACGGCGTTTGCTGTTGCAGGCGAACCTATTCCACAGTGCATTCTGCCGGAAGTGGAAGTGTTCATGGGAGAGGTCCCCATTGCCCCTTACGAAACGCCGGGTGATCAGCGATTTGCAAACACTGTCGTGCCATTCCTGAAGGCAACGAACACCATCATTCTGAAGAATCATGGAACGGTTTCGTTTGGCAAGAGCCTGGAGGATGCCTACTGGAAGACAGAGATTCTGGATGCGTACTGCCGTATCCTGCTGCTGTCGAAGCAGCTGGGGCAGCCGGAATATCTTTCTGAAGGGAAATCTCGCGAACTGCTGGACCTGAAGAAGAAGTGGGGATTTGATGATCCTCGCTTTCACAACGAAGACTGCGACCCGTGTGGTAACAGTGCGCTCCGGAAGGCTACAAAGAGAACATTCCATAGCGTTGCTGAGCCTCCGCTGCTGCTCCGACATACCCAGGCATCCTTCAGCAGCCCTGTGGAACGGCATGCGAAATGCCAGCCGGTTCTAATCCCAGCGAAGATCTCGTCAGGATGA
- a CDS encoding lactate/malate dehydrogenase family protein: MKVSIIGGGGLVGSCAGFALQAGGIVKEIALVDVNMDLCEGQALDLLHGSSIMAPQRIYAAGTETCRDADVVVITAGLRRKPDESRLDLINRNVALFRTILADVKSHGLRKDAIVFVVSNPVDVLTYLAVKELNLPASQVIGLGTVLDTTRLRSMLAARLNVPPTQVNVTIFGEHGDSMVPIWSMAQIANLPIEKFPGASPTLIAEVEKKTRGSGAEVIKKKGGAGFAVGVSIADVVHSIALDDDRILPVSSLMSGAYGVHDVCFSIPTVLGRTGVKSHIEVDLWSKEKTALLQSAGVLKDTIAQVMKG, encoded by the coding sequence ATGAAAGTCAGCATCATTGGTGGTGGTGGATTGGTGGGGTCCTGTGCCGGGTTTGCATTACAGGCGGGTGGTATTGTCAAAGAGATCGCTCTGGTCGATGTCAACATGGACCTATGCGAGGGCCAGGCACTGGACCTGCTGCACGGTTCTTCCATCATGGCCCCACAACGAATCTATGCGGCGGGCACAGAAACCTGCAGAGATGCGGACGTCGTGGTCATCACCGCCGGTCTTCGACGTAAGCCGGACGAAAGTCGTCTGGATTTGATCAATCGCAATGTCGCCCTTTTTCGAACGATCCTTGCGGACGTAAAAAGCCATGGATTAAGAAAGGATGCGATCGTTTTTGTCGTTTCCAATCCGGTCGATGTTCTGACCTATCTGGCAGTCAAGGAGCTGAATCTGCCTGCGTCTCAGGTCATCGGTCTCGGTACCGTTCTGGATACGACACGACTGCGAAGCATGCTGGCCGCACGACTGAATGTGCCTCCGACGCAGGTGAACGTTACGATCTTTGGCGAACACGGGGACAGTATGGTTCCGATCTGGTCGATGGCTCAAATTGCCAATTTGCCGATTGAAAAGTTTCCCGGTGCCTCACCCACCTTGATTGCCGAAGTGGAGAAAAAGACACGGGGCAGCGGTGCCGAAGTGATCAAGAAGAAAGGCGGTGCCGGTTTCGCAGTGGGCGTTTCAATCGCTGATGTTGTTCACAGCATCGCATTGGATGATGATCGCATTTTGCCGGTCAGCAGCCTGATGAGTGGTGCCTATGGCGTGCATGATGTGTGCTTCAGCATTCCCACCGTGCTTGGACGAACCGGAGTCAAGAGTCACATTGAAGTGGACCTCTGGAGCAAGGAAAAGACGGCATTGCTGCAGAGTGCTGGTGTGCTGAAAGACACGATCGCTCAGGTGATGAAGGGCTGA
- a CDS encoding LamG-like jellyroll fold domain-containing protein produces MTYLQTIRQQLVTISLACGMIMVLPQSSPLSAAELSVGAAKVDVTPVNFPVFVNGGMTSRSVDKAVTPLHARAVVVDDGEQRVAIVVVDSCMIGRDVLDDAKHLAATRTKIQPDHMLISATHTHTAPSSMACLGTEVQEDYVPYLREKIAEAIAQAESRLERAEAGWGLIDAADYTALRRWIIRPDRMAVDPFGNTTLRANMHAGRVWDNVTGESGPEDPDLSMIAFRARDGRPIAMLANFSMHYFSGVEALNADYFGMFCEGLQKQIAPEQDQQHPEFVAIMSHGCSGDIWRRDYTLPNQDKWVSPTIQEYTNGLIDLAFQAWQSIRYSSEGPVRMEERRLPMKYRVPDKQRLEWAQRIVAELGDNPPKTTEQVYAREQIILHERQSTEIVLQALRIGNMAIASTPNETYALTGLKIKLQSPLQHTMVIELANGGDGYIPPPEQHLLGGYNTWAARSAGLEVTAEPRIAAAAIELLESVCSAPRRKYAPGEGPAAQQIRDLKPIAWYRLDEFSGPHASDETGNGHHGVIEPAVAYFLEGPQSAEFCEKSQTNRCLHLAGNRLRAVLATPAAGHSVSLWIWNGMPADARETSGWFLSNDRDFGLSRNGLHLGAGGTATEPGCLILQHGPSTGESKVGKNPLQRWKFHHVVYVREGRQIKVYLDGNGTPEITATIDSNGPETEQWFFGGRSDNESNWEGRLDEVAVFNRALSADEAVSLFVKGRQDTATVSSRR; encoded by the coding sequence ATGACTTATTTGCAGACGATCCGGCAGCAGCTGGTGACGATTTCTCTGGCCTGCGGAATGATCATGGTGTTACCGCAGTCCTCGCCGTTATCGGCTGCTGAACTCAGTGTGGGTGCAGCAAAAGTCGACGTGACGCCCGTCAACTTCCCGGTATTTGTCAATGGTGGAATGACGAGTCGCTCCGTCGACAAAGCTGTGACTCCACTGCACGCTCGAGCTGTTGTTGTGGATGATGGTGAGCAACGAGTCGCGATAGTGGTTGTTGACAGCTGCATGATCGGCCGTGATGTGCTCGACGATGCCAAGCACCTGGCAGCAACGCGGACAAAAATCCAACCCGACCATATGCTGATTTCGGCGACTCATACCCACACAGCACCATCATCGATGGCCTGTCTCGGAACAGAAGTTCAGGAAGATTATGTTCCGTATCTGCGGGAGAAAATTGCAGAAGCCATCGCCCAGGCAGAATCCCGGCTTGAGCGTGCCGAAGCCGGATGGGGACTCATCGATGCAGCTGATTACACCGCGCTTCGCCGCTGGATCATTCGCCCGGATCGCATGGCAGTCGATCCATTCGGGAATACGACACTGCGGGCTAACATGCACGCCGGCAGAGTCTGGGATAACGTTACGGGCGAATCAGGGCCCGAGGATCCGGACCTGTCGATGATTGCGTTTCGTGCTCGCGATGGTCGCCCGATTGCAATGCTGGCAAATTTTTCAATGCACTATTTTTCCGGTGTCGAAGCCCTAAATGCCGACTACTTTGGCATGTTCTGTGAAGGGCTTCAAAAGCAGATTGCACCGGAACAGGACCAGCAGCACCCCGAATTCGTTGCCATCATGTCTCATGGATGTAGTGGTGACATCTGGAGACGCGATTACACGCTGCCAAACCAGGACAAATGGGTGAGCCCAACCATCCAGGAATACACGAACGGGCTCATTGACCTGGCGTTTCAAGCGTGGCAGTCGATCCGGTATTCCTCTGAAGGGCCGGTTCGAATGGAGGAACGGCGACTGCCGATGAAGTACCGGGTTCCGGATAAGCAACGGCTGGAATGGGCTCAGCGAATTGTGGCGGAACTTGGTGACAATCCCCCAAAAACGACGGAACAGGTTTACGCGCGCGAACAGATTATCCTTCACGAAAGACAATCCACGGAAATCGTGCTGCAGGCTCTTCGCATTGGCAACATGGCAATCGCTTCGACACCCAATGAAACGTATGCCCTGACCGGCTTGAAAATCAAACTGCAATCGCCCCTGCAACACACAATGGTGATTGAGCTCGCGAATGGCGGCGACGGCTACATACCACCACCCGAGCAGCACCTTCTGGGAGGTTACAATACCTGGGCTGCCCGGTCGGCGGGTCTGGAAGTCACCGCAGAACCCCGCATCGCCGCAGCTGCGATTGAATTGCTGGAGTCCGTCTGTTCTGCTCCCCGCAGGAAGTATGCCCCGGGCGAAGGCCCTGCGGCTCAGCAAATTCGCGATCTGAAGCCAATCGCCTGGTACCGGCTCGATGAATTCTCCGGGCCGCATGCCAGCGACGAAACGGGCAATGGACATCATGGTGTAATCGAACCAGCCGTGGCTTACTTTCTGGAAGGGCCGCAATCCGCAGAGTTCTGCGAGAAATCACAGACGAATCGATGTCTTCATCTGGCTGGCAATCGACTCCGAGCCGTTCTTGCAACTCCAGCTGCGGGCCACTCAGTCTCGCTTTGGATCTGGAACGGGATGCCGGCCGATGCTCGCGAGACCAGCGGGTGGTTTCTTTCCAATGATCGCGACTTTGGCCTGAGTCGAAACGGACTGCATCTTGGCGCCGGGGGGACGGCCACGGAACCTGGTTGCCTGATTTTGCAACATGGGCCGTCCACCGGGGAATCAAAAGTGGGGAAGAATCCACTGCAGCGATGGAAGTTTCACCACGTCGTCTATGTGCGAGAGGGTCGCCAGATAAAGGTTTATCTCGATGGCAACGGCACACCGGAAATCACTGCAACCATCGACAGTAATGGACCAGAGACGGAACAGTGGTTCTTCGGAGGTCGCAGTGATAACGAATCAAATTGGGAAGGTCGGCTGGATGAAGTGGCAGTGTTCAACAGGGCACTTTCTGCTGACGAAGCCGTATCTCTGTTTGTGAAAGGTCGTCAGGACACAGCGACGGTATCCAGCCGCCGCTGA
- a CDS encoding family 16 glycoside hydrolase, with amino-acid sequence MINLKWNFLCRQVRLAAAARQMVPVFIAITAVLGSLHAGETVRLFDGHSLKGWEGDPAHWRIQDGVILGEIPPGETLRKNTWLVWKGGELADFDLRLQVKLTGLPGANSGIQFRCQVDNYDHVSGYQADLDMGTTWLGRIYDEHGRALLVERGSRVHIEADGKRRTWIFAPAQQYTVLFRENDWNDYRIVAVGERVSVYVNGTLFSELLDQQTNERDITGSLAFQLHSGPETRVSFRNIQLEHLNANDGRLPPFKVADQVEADDSDVGVVPSGNDGKPLNLGFEDGTLNHWTATGDAFQNQPVNEDGIASRWAGQVSNKQGEFFLGGFEIIGDRGRGTLTSSPFKVTHAYGSFLVGGGENTSTRVDLVHIENDGKEEVVFSAAGQNREQMRRVAVDLRRLKGEQIAVRVVDENPGAWGHINFDDFRFHDEPPVIAEPTSAWRTIRNPLLHHLVPNKPQTDSHEPGSETASQMFVPDGFAVDVVAAEPDLHQPMAFTFDGRGRLWVVEGHSYPQKRPPGEGLDRIVIFADNDHDGHFEERKVFIEGLNLVSGMEVGFGGVWIGAAPHLIFIPDRNGDDIPDTEGATTSDLPTDIPLGASVLLDGFGYGDTHETINSFVWGPDGWLYGNQGVFNSSRIGKPGTPDAERLSMSAGVWRYHPTRHEFEVFAHGGSNQWGLDFDQHGQFFMTHCRSFWGRGLTTHVMQGGHYWNQVNSGYASFISRTALPAKPHMVNYLLASARYGHGEGGAGKPGSRAVYGGHSHVGTMIYLGDNWPSEYRNHLFTHNLHGHQMNHQINQREAGGYNTVHAGYDTLFCADPQYIGVDLKYGPDGAVYISDWYDPRHCHNPDAEQWDRGNGRIYRMKYVSTFRPAAVDFIHASDMELVAALQHPNDWHARMARLVLQERASNREVDAGAVERIKLMALREAEPAIELRALWALHATGRLDGETATGLLNDDSEYIRAWVSQLLTEKADPQLSPFAALIENARNESSLLVRRYLASAMQRVPPDVAWQIAEGLCSHAESSSDRDLPRLIWYGLAPLVLNDIDRAMALADKTALPTITDQILWYTAAHSAEARNRIVKQLSTANEGHRSEWLSLLALAVRDQRGLETPVGWQPVADTLYASPDSQTAGDAEAIGAAVGDARAFDRIRERITSGQLDNRELRQAIQVLSSDKSPANLEIYLKLLDQPELSVVVIPQLAGFNDITIADALLDRLPDVNGRQAVNITSAMMETLCSRPAWASRILDRIAQGKLEKSQLTAFYARQMAALGDAELNTRLEQEWGRLGQSSKELKSQILSLSDAYRKAPLWAYNERNGEAHFRKLCSQCHLPNAQTEALAPRLAGSGSKGIDYLVENVIDPNAVIGRDFQARIIVTTEGRVITGLIQNENESTLTVRTLNESVTIAKAEIEEIKISESSFMPTDLLKPLNDRERIELFKYLMSL; translated from the coding sequence ATGATCAACCTTAAATGGAATTTCCTCTGCCGCCAGGTTCGGCTTGCTGCGGCCGCCAGACAAATGGTCCCCGTATTCATAGCCATCACGGCAGTTCTGGGTTCTCTGCATGCTGGTGAAACGGTCCGTCTCTTTGATGGACATTCACTGAAAGGATGGGAAGGGGACCCAGCTCACTGGCGCATTCAGGACGGAGTCATTCTGGGAGAGATCCCTCCGGGCGAAACGCTTCGAAAGAATACCTGGCTGGTCTGGAAGGGGGGAGAGCTGGCAGATTTTGATCTTCGGCTACAGGTCAAACTCACCGGGCTTCCCGGGGCGAATTCAGGAATTCAGTTCCGATGCCAGGTGGACAATTACGATCACGTCTCTGGTTATCAGGCAGACCTGGACATGGGAACAACATGGCTGGGACGGATTTACGACGAGCATGGCCGCGCGCTTCTGGTGGAACGTGGAAGTCGAGTGCACATCGAAGCAGATGGAAAGCGTCGTACCTGGATCTTTGCCCCGGCACAACAGTACACCGTTCTGTTTCGGGAGAACGACTGGAACGATTATCGCATCGTCGCCGTTGGCGAACGTGTCTCCGTTTACGTGAACGGGACACTGTTCAGTGAGCTCCTCGACCAGCAAACGAATGAACGCGATATCACAGGATCACTTGCATTTCAGTTGCACAGCGGCCCCGAAACACGGGTTTCATTTCGAAACATCCAGCTGGAACACCTGAACGCGAATGACGGGCGACTCCCGCCTTTTAAGGTCGCCGATCAGGTGGAAGCAGATGATTCCGACGTCGGGGTTGTGCCCTCTGGAAACGATGGCAAACCGCTGAACCTGGGCTTCGAAGACGGCACGCTGAATCACTGGACTGCAACAGGGGATGCGTTTCAGAATCAACCCGTGAACGAGGATGGCATCGCTTCCCGATGGGCAGGCCAGGTCAGTAACAAGCAGGGCGAATTCTTCCTGGGTGGTTTTGAAATCATTGGTGATCGTGGACGTGGTACCTTAACTTCATCCCCGTTCAAAGTGACGCATGCTTACGGTAGCTTCCTGGTTGGCGGAGGTGAAAACACATCGACACGCGTTGATCTTGTCCACATCGAGAATGATGGAAAAGAAGAGGTGGTGTTTTCTGCTGCTGGCCAGAACCGTGAACAAATGCGTCGAGTTGCAGTTGACCTTCGCCGCCTGAAAGGAGAGCAGATTGCTGTTCGGGTTGTCGACGAAAACCCCGGCGCCTGGGGACACATCAACTTTGATGATTTCCGATTTCATGACGAACCGCCGGTCATCGCTGAGCCGACGTCCGCGTGGCGGACCATTCGCAATCCATTGCTGCATCACCTGGTCCCCAACAAGCCACAGACGGACTCGCATGAACCTGGCAGTGAAACGGCATCGCAGATGTTTGTCCCGGATGGATTTGCCGTGGATGTGGTCGCCGCGGAACCAGATCTCCACCAGCCCATGGCCTTTACCTTTGACGGTCGAGGGCGACTTTGGGTCGTGGAAGGACATTCTTATCCTCAGAAGCGGCCACCGGGAGAAGGGCTCGACCGCATCGTCATCTTTGCCGACAACGACCACGATGGCCATTTTGAAGAACGTAAAGTCTTCATCGAAGGACTGAACTTGGTGAGCGGCATGGAGGTTGGCTTTGGAGGTGTCTGGATCGGAGCGGCGCCGCATCTGATATTCATTCCGGATCGAAATGGTGATGACATCCCGGACACAGAGGGGGCCACAACCAGCGACCTGCCAACCGATATTCCACTCGGAGCCTCGGTTCTGCTGGATGGATTCGGATACGGCGATACACATGAGACAATCAACAGCTTTGTCTGGGGCCCGGATGGCTGGCTGTACGGAAATCAGGGCGTTTTCAATTCTTCGCGTATCGGTAAACCAGGCACACCCGACGCCGAACGTCTTTCGATGAGTGCTGGTGTCTGGCGCTACCATCCGACGCGGCATGAATTCGAGGTCTTCGCACACGGAGGAAGTAATCAATGGGGACTGGACTTTGATCAGCACGGTCAATTCTTCATGACGCACTGCCGCAGCTTTTGGGGGCGCGGTCTGACCACACATGTCATGCAGGGCGGCCATTATTGGAATCAGGTGAATTCAGGCTACGCTTCATTCATCAGCCGAACAGCTCTGCCCGCCAAGCCGCATATGGTGAATTATCTGCTCGCTTCCGCTCGATACGGGCATGGCGAAGGCGGCGCTGGCAAACCAGGTTCAAGGGCTGTCTATGGTGGGCATTCACACGTGGGCACCATGATCTACCTGGGCGACAACTGGCCGAGCGAATATCGGAATCACCTGTTCACGCACAACCTGCATGGACATCAAATGAACCACCAGATCAACCAGCGAGAAGCCGGTGGATACAATACGGTACACGCGGGCTACGATACGCTGTTCTGTGCGGATCCGCAGTACATCGGTGTTGATCTGAAATACGGCCCCGATGGTGCGGTGTACATCAGCGACTGGTACGACCCACGGCACTGCCACAACCCTGACGCCGAACAATGGGATCGAGGCAACGGCCGTATTTACCGAATGAAATACGTTTCTACCTTCCGACCAGCAGCGGTGGATTTCATCCACGCCAGTGACATGGAACTGGTGGCAGCATTGCAACATCCCAATGACTGGCATGCAAGGATGGCTCGACTGGTCCTTCAGGAGCGAGCTTCCAACCGAGAAGTTGATGCCGGGGCTGTTGAGCGAATTAAACTCATGGCGTTGAGAGAAGCAGAGCCTGCCATTGAGCTACGCGCACTCTGGGCTTTGCATGCAACGGGCCGACTTGATGGCGAAACGGCAACCGGTCTCCTGAACGATGACAGTGAATACATCCGCGCGTGGGTCAGCCAGTTGCTGACTGAAAAGGCTGATCCGCAACTGTCTCCTTTCGCCGCTCTGATCGAGAATGCTCGCAACGAATCGTCTCTGCTGGTGCGGCGCTATCTTGCATCGGCAATGCAACGTGTCCCACCAGATGTGGCATGGCAAATAGCCGAAGGCTTATGCAGCCACGCAGAATCAAGTTCGGATCGGGACCTGCCTCGCCTGATTTGGTATGGACTGGCACCTCTGGTTCTGAACGACATCGACAGAGCGATGGCTCTGGCGGACAAGACGGCCCTGCCTACGATTACGGATCAGATTTTGTGGTACACAGCGGCGCATTCCGCCGAGGCCCGAAACAGAATCGTGAAGCAACTGTCGACCGCCAACGAAGGTCACCGATCCGAATGGCTATCATTGCTGGCACTGGCTGTACGGGACCAGCGTGGCCTCGAGACGCCGGTTGGATGGCAACCAGTTGCCGACACTCTTTACGCCTCGCCGGATTCACAGACCGCCGGTGACGCCGAAGCCATCGGAGCTGCCGTGGGTGACGCAAGAGCGTTCGATCGAATTCGCGAACGCATCACCAGCGGTCAGCTGGACAACAGGGAACTACGTCAGGCCATACAGGTACTGAGCAGCGATAAATCGCCCGCGAATCTGGAGATCTATCTGAAATTGCTGGATCAGCCTGAACTTTCAGTCGTCGTGATCCCCCAACTGGCAGGCTTCAACGATATCACGATTGCAGATGCATTGCTGGACCGACTTCCTGACGTCAACGGGAGGCAGGCCGTCAATATCACGTCTGCCATGATGGAAACCCTGTGCAGCCGTCCGGCCTGGGCAAGCAGAATACTCGACCGAATTGCTCAGGGAAAACTCGAAAAGTCCCAGCTCACCGCGTTCTATGCTCGACAAATGGCCGCGCTTGGCGACGCTGAACTGAACACACGACTGGAACAAGAATGGGGACGTCTCGGGCAGTCCTCGAAGGAGCTGAAATCGCAGATTCTGTCCCTTTCCGATGCTTACAGGAAGGCACCATTGTGGGCGTACAACGAGCGAAATGGCGAAGCCCACTTCAGGAAACTCTGCTCTCAATGCCATCTGCCGAATGCTCAAACCGAAGCCCTTGCACCTCGACTGGCAGGTTCCGGCTCAAAAGGAATCGACTATCTTGTGGAGAACGTTATCGACCCCAATGCTGTCATCGGCCGTGACTTCCAGGCGCGGATTATTGTGACAACAGAAGGACGAGTCATCACGGGGTTAATTCAAAACGAAAACGAATCAACGCTTACCGTTCGCACACTGAACGAAAGCGTCACCATTGCAAAAGCAGAGATCGAAGAAATAAAGATTTCGGAGAGCTCCTTCATGCCCACCGACTTGCTCAAACCATTGAATGACCGGGAACGCATCGAACTGTTCAAGTATCTGATGAGCCTTTAG
- a CDS encoding EutN/CcmL family microcompartment protein, whose amino-acid sequence MQTAMVIGSATSTVKHASLNGWRLLILQPLDIRDNPDEFPVIAIDRLGAGKGDKVFFTSDAKYIQQLTGRKDSPIRFSVQGVIDPNCDE is encoded by the coding sequence ATGCAAACGGCGATGGTTATCGGGAGTGCAACATCGACAGTGAAGCACGCTTCACTGAATGGATGGAGGCTGCTTATCCTTCAGCCTCTGGACATCCGGGACAATCCGGATGAGTTTCCCGTCATCGCGATTGATCGGCTTGGTGCCGGAAAAGGTGACAAGGTCTTTTTCACGAGCGATGCAAAATACATTCAGCAATTGACTGGTCGAAAAGACAGTCCGATTCGATTTTCGGTACAGGGCGTTATTGACCCCAATTGCGATGAATAA
- a CDS encoding EutN/CcmL family microcompartment protein, whose amino-acid sequence MRIMECIGRVTLSRWDASLTGASWKLAVPLTHAGLRGDADGRTEPIVIYDELGAGNGSLMAVSESAEASAPFHPHAKPIDAYNTAILDQVNV is encoded by the coding sequence ATGAGAATCATGGAATGTATCGGACGCGTCACACTGTCCCGATGGGATGCTTCCTTAACAGGGGCTTCGTGGAAACTTGCGGTGCCTTTGACCCACGCTGGTCTGAGAGGTGATGCAGACGGGCGTACTGAACCGATCGTAATTTATGACGAACTTGGCGCAGGAAATGGAAGCCTGATGGCGGTAAGCGAAAGTGCCGAAGCTTCGGCTCCGTTTCATCCTCACGCCAAACCAATCGATGCTTACAACACTGCCATTCTGGACCAGGTCAACGTTTAG